In Bacillota bacterium, one genomic interval encodes:
- the nadA gene encoding quinolinate synthase NadA: MDKIELVNKINELKEQKKAVIVAHTYQRDEVQEIADMVGDSFALSRYCALSDAEVVVFCGVHFMAESAKILSPGKTVLLPERDAGCPLADMITAEALREFKKKHPGAAVVCYINSSAEVKAESDICCTSSNAVNVVRSIKEKDIIFVPDKNLGSYVAKMVPEKNIILWEGFCPTHHRVKAEDVKKAKELHPDALVLVHPECRAEVIEMADFVGSTKAIIDYGTKSGHKKFIIGTEMGVLYSLRKNNPDKVFYLLSQGFICPNMKKTTLDSIFNSLNEMKYNIELNEDIRIKASKALERMLEIS; this comes from the coding sequence ATGGATAAAATAGAATTAGTAAATAAAATAAACGAATTAAAGGAACAAAAGAAGGCAGTAATAGTTGCACACACTTATCAAAGGGATGAAGTGCAGGAAATAGCAGATATGGTAGGTGATTCTTTTGCATTAAGCAGGTATTGTGCTTTATCGGATGCAGAAGTTGTTGTGTTTTGTGGTGTGCATTTTATGGCCGAAAGTGCAAAAATACTTTCTCCGGGGAAAACAGTGCTTCTGCCTGAGAGAGATGCAGGTTGTCCCTTGGCGGATATGATAACTGCAGAAGCTCTGAGGGAGTTTAAAAAAAAGCATCCGGGAGCAGCAGTGGTATGCTACATAAATTCATCTGCTGAAGTAAAGGCTGAAAGTGACATTTGCTGTACCTCATCTAATGCAGTAAACGTTGTTAGATCTATAAAAGAAAAAGATATAATTTTTGTCCCGGATAAAAATTTAGGTAGTTATGTTGCCAAAATGGTACCCGAAAAGAATATAATATTATGGGAAGGCTTTTGTCCAACTCACCACAGGGTGAAGGCAGAGGACGTAAAAAAGGCAAAGGAACTTCACCCGGATGCACTTGTACTTGTCCATCCTGAGTGCAGGGCTGAAGTTATAGAAATGGCGGATTTTGTTGGAAGTACAAAAGCAATTATAGATTATGGGACAAAGAGCGGGCACAAGAAATTTATTATAGGGACCGAAATGGGAGTGTTGTACAGTTTAAGGAAAAACAACCCGGATAAAGTGTTTTACCTCCTTTCCCAGGGTTTTATATGCCCTAACATGAAAAAAACAACATTAGACAGTATATTTAATTCTCTTAATGAAATGAAATATAATATTGAGCTTAATGAAGATATAAGAATAAAAGCTTCAAAGGCATTGGAAAGGATGTTGGAGATTAGCTGA
- a CDS encoding accessory gene regulator B family protein encodes MKFIRKWSYTYAKCLSSKLNENHEKRSIYYFGFQIIIGEFVKLIILLALAILLGVIKETLIILTFFVIFRTTAGGYHMDTYNKCMVASIVIFLLAGLFVHYTWENLNIHTIAFLNIATFFTGLFSFYKWAPADTPNKPIKKEEKIKSLKRKSILMLFITTIIIFFLIFKGLILYAMAACIGTLVEIFNITPIGYSFYDMISGKKEHSLKNS; translated from the coding sequence ATGAAATTTATTAGAAAATGGTCTTATACTTATGCAAAATGTTTAAGTAGCAAATTGAACGAAAATCATGAAAAAAGGAGTATATATTACTTCGGTTTTCAAATAATAATAGGAGAGTTTGTAAAGCTTATTATCTTACTGGCATTAGCTATTCTTCTTGGAGTTATAAAAGAAACACTTATTATACTTACATTTTTTGTTATATTCCGTACTACTGCAGGCGGTTACCACATGGACACATATAATAAATGTATGGTTGCTTCGATAGTTATTTTTTTACTTGCCGGTTTATTTGTACACTATACATGGGAGAATTTGAATATACATACGATAGCCTTTCTTAATATTGCTACGTTTTTTACAGGATTATTTAGTTTTTATAAATGGGCGCCTGCTGATACGCCAAATAAACCGATAAAAAAGGAAGAAAAGATAAAATCACTGAAAAGAAAATCAATATTGATGTTATTTATAACGACAATAATAATCTTCTTCTTAATATTTAAAGGACTAATTCTTTATGCTATGGCAGCATGTATTGGCACACTTGTGGAAATATTCAACATAACTCCTATAGGATATTCCTTTTATGATATGATAAGTGGAAAGAAAGAACATTCCTTAAAGAATTCATAA